One genomic window of Candidatus Didemnitutus sp. includes the following:
- a CDS encoding flagellar hook-basal body protein produces the protein MNIGLYQSASSMSALERWQDATSQNITSAQTTGYRKRTVEFSSQVAGKWNIRPDAKNAGPENEHAVLFTKVTTGINFMTGETQPTRRELDVAIQGDGFFEMDGPGGQKLYTRSGEFRMTPERTLVGAGGLPVLTEGGNQITMLPGGGAITINRDGTIFQGSTALGKLGIYKFSNPAALMPTAGGMFVAGPEAGKDNMSDPELMQGYLEQSNVQPLREMVDLVLISRAYEANQKIITSADEQMEKTLQALG, from the coding sequence ATGAATATCGGTCTCTACCAAAGCGCCTCCTCGATGTCGGCTCTCGAACGCTGGCAGGACGCTACGTCGCAGAACATCACCTCTGCGCAGACGACCGGTTACCGCAAGCGCACCGTCGAGTTCTCCTCGCAGGTCGCGGGCAAGTGGAACATCCGCCCCGACGCCAAGAACGCCGGCCCGGAAAACGAGCACGCCGTGCTCTTCACCAAGGTCACCACCGGCATCAATTTCATGACCGGCGAGACGCAGCCCACGCGCCGCGAGCTCGATGTCGCGATCCAGGGCGACGGTTTCTTCGAGATGGACGGTCCCGGCGGCCAGAAGCTCTACACGCGCAGCGGTGAGTTCCGCATGACGCCGGAGCGCACGCTCGTCGGTGCGGGCGGCCTGCCGGTCCTGACTGAGGGCGGCAACCAGATCACGATGCTCCCCGGCGGCGGCGCGATCACGATCAACCGCGACGGCACGATTTTCCAAGGCAGCACGGCGCTCGGCAAACTCGGCATCTACAAGTTCTCGAATCCGGCCGCCCTCATGCCGACCGCGGGCGGCATGTTCGTGGCCGGCCCCGAGGCCGGGAAGGACAACATGTCCGATCCCGAGCTGATGCAGGGTTACCTCGAGCAGAGCAACGTCCAGCCGCTCCGCGAAATGGTCGACCTCGTCCTCATCAGCCGCGCCTACGAGGCCAACCAGAAGATCATCACCAGTGCCGACGAGCAGATGGAGAAAACCCTCCAAGCCCTCGGCTGA
- the dnaJ gene encoding molecular chaperone DnaJ has protein sequence MATSKKEDYYELLGVAKNASEEDLKKAYRKKAVQYHPDKNPGNKEAEEMFKKVSEAYEVLKDPQKRAAYDQFGHAAFQQGGMGGARGGGGFPGGAGGGFHDPFDIFREVFGQGGGGGGGMFDEFFGGGGGQGGASRGSDLRYDIEISLEEAAHGVEKEISFRRLGTCSHCDGSGAEPGSKRTTCPTCRGAGQVTTSRGFFHVRQVCPTCHGSGARFERVCAKCDGEGRVQETTKINVRIPPGVDTGSKLRSAGNGEAGTMGGSAGDLYIVVHVKEHEIFERQGDDLFTEIPIKFTIATLGGTIEVPTLQGKATLKIPAGTQSATTFRLKGRGMPHLRGGAHGDQLIRVHVEVPTSLNSDQRKKLEEFSQACGDVDQPVAKSFFDKAKKFF, from the coding sequence ATGGCGACGTCCAAGAAGGAAGACTATTACGAGCTGCTCGGCGTGGCGAAGAACGCCAGCGAGGAGGACTTGAAGAAGGCCTATCGCAAGAAGGCCGTGCAGTATCACCCGGACAAGAATCCCGGCAACAAGGAGGCGGAGGAGATGTTCAAGAAAGTCTCCGAAGCCTACGAGGTGCTGAAAGACCCGCAGAAGCGCGCGGCCTACGACCAGTTCGGCCACGCCGCGTTTCAGCAAGGCGGCATGGGCGGCGCGCGCGGCGGCGGCGGTTTCCCGGGCGGCGCGGGCGGCGGTTTCCACGATCCGTTCGACATCTTCCGCGAAGTCTTCGGTCAGGGCGGAGGAGGCGGCGGCGGGATGTTCGATGAATTTTTTGGCGGAGGCGGCGGCCAGGGCGGCGCGTCGCGCGGCTCCGACCTGCGTTACGACATCGAGATTTCCCTCGAGGAAGCGGCACACGGCGTGGAGAAGGAAATTTCGTTCCGGCGCCTCGGCACCTGCTCGCATTGCGATGGCAGCGGCGCCGAGCCCGGCTCGAAGCGCACGACGTGCCCGACGTGCCGTGGTGCGGGGCAGGTCACGACTTCGCGCGGCTTTTTCCACGTGCGGCAGGTGTGCCCGACCTGCCACGGCAGCGGCGCGCGCTTCGAACGCGTGTGCGCGAAGTGCGACGGCGAGGGCCGCGTGCAGGAAACGACCAAGATCAACGTCCGCATCCCGCCCGGCGTCGACACCGGCTCGAAGCTCCGCTCCGCCGGCAACGGCGAGGCGGGCACCATGGGCGGCTCGGCGGGCGATCTCTACATCGTCGTGCACGTGAAGGAGCACGAGATTTTCGAGCGGCAGGGCGACGACCTGTTCACGGAGATCCCGATCAAGTTCACCATCGCCACGCTCGGCGGCACGATCGAGGTGCCGACGTTGCAGGGCAAGGCCACGCTGAAAATCCCGGCCGGCACGCAATCCGCCACGACGTTCCGCCTGAAAGGTCGCGGCATGCCGCACCTGCGCGGCGGCGCGCACGGCGACCAGCTGATCCGCGTGCACGTCGAGGTGCCGACTTCGCTCAACAGCGACCAGCGCAAGAAGCTCGAGGAGTTCTCGCAGGCCTGCGGCGACGTCGACCAGCCGGTGGCCAAGAGCTTTTTCGACAAAGCGAAGAAGTTTTTCTGA
- the flgA gene encoding flagellar basal body P-ring formation protein FlgA, translated as MPRLLVTFVAFFALCALRADEPAATVAMPLSQENFTAALTRDLSAHFNLEGDLQLEFIRPWTSPDRVARDWQIQISEYPSVAATSMLLRCRILADGQSLGETTLTLRAALWRDAWVARQPISNNTPFDASILETRRVDLLRERDALPAAVGDHSFNFVRGIQAGRLLTWRDIARRPLVKKGELVEVSAADGMLVVTMKALAMQNGAQGEVVTVRNLDSKKDFSAFVIDENRVQVRF; from the coding sequence ATGCCCCGCCTCCTCGTCACCTTCGTCGCCTTTTTCGCCCTCTGCGCGCTCCGCGCCGACGAGCCGGCCGCGACTGTCGCGATGCCGCTCAGCCAGGAAAATTTCACCGCCGCGCTCACCCGCGACCTCTCCGCGCACTTCAATCTCGAGGGCGACCTGCAGCTCGAGTTCATCCGCCCGTGGACTTCGCCTGATCGCGTCGCCCGCGACTGGCAGATCCAGATCAGCGAGTATCCTTCCGTCGCCGCCACCTCCATGCTCCTGCGCTGCCGCATCCTCGCGGACGGCCAGTCGCTCGGCGAGACCACGCTCACGCTCCGCGCCGCGCTCTGGCGCGACGCTTGGGTTGCCCGCCAGCCCATCTCGAACAACACGCCGTTCGACGCCTCCATCCTCGAGACCCGCCGCGTCGACCTGCTCCGCGAGCGCGACGCGCTGCCCGCCGCCGTCGGCGATCACTCGTTCAATTTCGTGCGCGGCATCCAAGCCGGCCGCCTCCTCACCTGGCGCGACATTGCCCGCCGCCCGCTCGTCAAGAAAGGCGAGCTGGTCGAAGTCTCCGCCGCCGACGGCATGCTCGTCGTCACGATGAAGGCCCTCGCCATGCAGAATGGCGCACAGGGCGAAGTCGTCACCGTCCGCAATCTCGACTCGAAGAAAGATTTCTCCGCGTTCGTCATCGATGAAAACCGCGTCCAAGTCCGCTTCTGA
- a CDS encoding flagellar basal body L-ring protein FlgH, with the protein MKTASKSASELRAAALIALLALGTAGVRGESLWTPSSGSRGMFADRKASRSGDILTIVVIESVAATNTQSKSATRKSTIEDAVSQFMFSVAASKLGTHNGELPATNITGKGDYSGGGQTVNNQSLSSRAAVLVTDVMPNGNLVIEGMRVVTFSGETQYIVLHGLVRPDDIAADNTILSSNIADARVEFVAEGALTDAQKRGWLSKLYEKLRPF; encoded by the coding sequence ATGAAAACCGCGTCCAAGTCCGCTTCTGAGCTTCGCGCCGCCGCCCTGATCGCACTCCTCGCGCTCGGCACCGCCGGCGTGCGCGGCGAGTCGTTGTGGACGCCTTCCTCGGGCTCGCGCGGCATGTTCGCCGATCGCAAGGCTTCCCGTTCCGGCGACATCCTCACCATCGTCGTCATCGAAAGCGTCGCGGCCACGAACACCCAGAGCAAATCCGCCACCCGCAAGTCCACCATCGAGGACGCGGTCAGCCAATTCATGTTCTCCGTCGCCGCCAGCAAGCTCGGCACGCACAACGGCGAACTCCCCGCCACCAACATCACCGGCAAGGGCGACTACTCCGGCGGCGGCCAGACGGTGAACAACCAGTCGCTCAGCAGCCGCGCCGCTGTGCTCGTCACGGACGTGATGCCCAACGGCAACCTCGTGATCGAGGGCATGCGCGTCGTCACGTTCTCCGGCGAGACGCAATACATCGTCCTCCACGGCCTCGTGCGCCCGGACGACATCGCCGCCGACAACACCATCCTTTCCTCCAACATCGCCGACGCTCGCGTCGAGTTCGTCGCCGAAGGCGCGCTCACCGACGCCCAGAAACGCGGCTGGCTCTCGAAGCTCTACGAAAAACTCCGCCCGTTCTGA
- a CDS encoding nucleotide exchange factor GrpE produces MSETSQTETPKTPPASDAAAKPADAKPAPEAAKATSSADEQLAVARAEAQAAQERYLRSVADLENFRKRTVREKDELRQYATANVVEDLIPTLDNLSLGLAAAKQQSGDAKSIVDGVGMVLEQFKAALGRHGLKEINPVGAAFDPHQHECISHQPDDKVAEEKVIAVVRLGYSLNGRLVRPASVIVSSGPAKPETKA; encoded by the coding sequence ATGAGCGAAACCAGCCAGACCGAAACTCCGAAGACTCCTCCCGCGTCCGACGCGGCCGCGAAGCCCGCCGACGCCAAACCCGCGCCCGAGGCCGCGAAAGCCACGTCGTCCGCCGACGAGCAGCTCGCCGTCGCGCGCGCCGAAGCGCAGGCCGCGCAGGAACGTTATCTGCGCTCCGTCGCCGATCTGGAAAATTTCCGTAAGCGCACCGTGCGCGAGAAGGACGAGCTCCGCCAATACGCGACCGCCAACGTCGTCGAGGACCTTATCCCGACACTCGACAATCTCAGCCTCGGCCTTGCTGCCGCGAAGCAGCAGAGCGGCGACGCGAAGTCGATCGTCGACGGCGTCGGAATGGTGTTGGAGCAGTTCAAGGCCGCGCTCGGCCGCCACGGGTTGAAGGAAATCAACCCCGTCGGCGCCGCGTTCGACCCGCACCAGCACGAGTGCATCTCGCACCAACCCGACGACAAAGTCGCGGAGGAGAAGGTCATTGCCGTGGTGCGGCTCGGTTACTCGCTGAACGGTCGCCTCGTGCGCCCGGCGTCGGTGATCGTGTCGAGCGGCCCGGCCAAGCCCGAGACGAAGGCCTGA
- the flgG gene encoding flagellar basal-body rod protein FlgG — protein sequence MNLSLYSAATGMEAQQLNLNTIANNLANVNTPGFKRSKIEFQDLLYQKPRASGSDSGGGNLVPTGIEVGNGSRVAATSKVFTQGQLTNTGEKLDIAIQGDGFFEVQRPDGTIGYTRDGSFKLNAQGQVVTVDGMPILSGMQTIPAGSNVSISEDGQVTVQSSSGSTTFRLTMTRFANPAGLRSMGGNVYEETAASGTPETGNPGENGFGRTIQGYIEASNVNIVEEMVALIVAQRAYEINSKSVQSSDEMLQNVANMKR from the coding sequence ATGAATCTCTCCCTTTACTCGGCCGCCACCGGCATGGAGGCCCAGCAGCTCAACCTGAACACGATCGCGAACAACCTCGCGAACGTGAACACCCCGGGCTTCAAGCGCAGCAAGATCGAGTTCCAGGACCTGCTCTACCAGAAGCCGCGCGCCTCCGGCTCCGACTCCGGCGGCGGCAACCTCGTCCCCACCGGCATCGAAGTCGGCAACGGCTCCCGCGTCGCCGCGACCTCCAAGGTTTTCACCCAAGGCCAGCTCACCAACACCGGCGAGAAGCTCGACATCGCGATCCAAGGCGACGGCTTCTTCGAGGTGCAGCGCCCCGACGGCACTATCGGCTACACCCGCGACGGCTCCTTCAAGCTCAACGCCCAAGGCCAGGTCGTCACCGTCGACGGCATGCCGATCCTCAGCGGCATGCAGACCATCCCCGCCGGCTCGAACGTCTCCATTTCTGAGGACGGCCAGGTCACGGTCCAGTCCTCGAGTGGCAGCACGACCTTCCGCCTCACCATGACGCGCTTCGCCAATCCCGCGGGCCTCCGCTCCATGGGCGGCAACGTCTACGAAGAGACGGCCGCCTCCGGCACGCCCGAGACCGGCAACCCCGGCGAAAACGGCTTCGGCCGCACCATCCAAGGCTACATCGAGGCCTCCAACGTGAACATCGTCGAGGAAATGGTCGCGCTCATCGTCGCCCAGCGCGCCTACGAAATTAATTCCAAGTCCGTGCAGTCCTCCGACGAGATGCTGCAGAACGTGGCCAACATGAAGCGCTGA